From the Eriocheir sinensis breed Jianghai 21 unplaced genomic scaffold, ASM2467909v1 Scaffold665, whole genome shotgun sequence genome, one window contains:
- the LOC126993745 gene encoding uncharacterized protein LOC126993745 — MTVRGVGTTYNKNQSLALPSARMSSGRLPRCCIARDHPSTLFITCGKDTISCSGNSHCFIICWPYDTSHCFIICWPNDTSHCFIICWPNDTCHCFIICWPNDTCHCFIICWPNDTCHCFIICWPYDTCHCFIICWPNDTSHCFIICWPNDTSHCFIICWPNDTCHCFIICWPYDTSHCFIICWPNDTCHCFIICWPNDTSHCFIICWPNDTCHCFIICWPNDTSHCFIICWPNDTSHCFIICWPNDTSHCFIICWPNDTSHCFIICWPNDTSHCFIICWPNDTCHCFIICWPNDTCHCFIICWPNDTCHCQG; from the exons atgactgtgagaggcgttggtacaacgtacaacaaaaatcaaagcctcgcattgccaagtgcaagaatgagcagcggcagactg ccccgctgctgtattgctagagaccatcccagcacattgttcattacttgtggaaaagataccatcagctgctccggcaacagccactgcttcatcatctgctggccctatgacaccagccactgcttcatcatctgctggcccaatgacaccagccactgcttcatcatctgctggcccaatgacacctgccactgcttcatcatctgctggcccaatgacacctgccactgcttcatcatctgctggcccaatgacacctgccactgcttcatcatctgctggccctatgacacctgccactgcttcatcatctgctggcccaatgacaccagccactgcttcatcatctgctggcccaatgacaccagccactgcttcatcatctgctggcccaatgacacctgccactgcttcatcatctgctggccctatgacaccagccactgcttcatcatctgctggcccaatgacacctgccactgcttcatcatctgctggcccaatgacaccagccactgcttcatcatctgctggcccaatgacacctgccactgcttcatcatctgctggcccaatgacaccagccactgcttcatcatctgctggcccaatgacaccagccactgcttcatcatctgctggcccaatgacaccagccactgcttcatcatctgctggcccaatgacaccagccactgcttcatcatctgctggcccaatgacaccagccactgcttcatcatctgctggcccaatgacacctgccactgcttcatcatctgctggcccaatgacacctgccactgcttcatcatctgctggcccaatgacacctgccactgccagggatga